A part of Melittangium boletus DSM 14713 genomic DNA contains:
- a CDS encoding AAA family ATPase, whose product MSPPSPSTAAHFLANVEDAATRLEQVGYLASPEISTASFLADRLQKPILVEGPAGVGKTELAKALAQALGRRFIRLQCYEGLDEAKALYEWEYAKQLLYTQLLKDKIGEMVHGASTLGEAADRLATSDAVFFSERFLLPRPILQSLLSDMPALLLVDEIDKADPEFEAFLLEVLSDNAVTIPELGTFSARHVPRVVLTSNNARELSDALKRRCLHLHIDFPDRERELRILRRRLPDVSRTLLEQVVEAVAAIRELDLKKSPSISETIDWAQSLALLNAETLSADLVAATLNLVLKHEGDIEKAKGQLARIAQG is encoded by the coding sequence GTGAGCCCCCCTTCTCCATCAACCGCAGCGCATTTCCTGGCCAACGTGGAGGACGCGGCGACGCGCCTCGAGCAGGTGGGGTACCTGGCCTCTCCAGAAATCTCCACCGCGAGCTTCCTGGCGGATCGGCTCCAGAAACCCATCCTGGTGGAGGGCCCGGCCGGAGTGGGCAAGACGGAGCTGGCCAAGGCGCTGGCCCAGGCGCTCGGGCGGCGCTTCATCCGGCTGCAATGCTACGAGGGTCTGGACGAGGCCAAGGCGCTCTACGAGTGGGAGTACGCCAAGCAGCTGCTCTACACCCAGCTGCTCAAGGACAAGATTGGCGAGATGGTGCACGGCGCGAGCACCCTCGGAGAAGCCGCGGACCGGCTGGCCACGAGCGACGCGGTGTTCTTCTCCGAGCGCTTCCTGCTGCCCCGCCCCATCCTCCAGTCCCTGCTGTCGGACATGCCGGCGCTGTTGCTGGTGGATGAGATCGACAAGGCGGACCCCGAGTTCGAGGCCTTCCTGTTGGAGGTGTTGTCGGACAACGCGGTGACGATCCCCGAGCTGGGCACCTTCTCGGCCCGGCACGTGCCCCGGGTGGTGCTCACGTCGAACAACGCCCGGGAGCTATCGGACGCGCTCAAGCGGCGCTGCCTGCACCTGCACATCGACTTTCCGGATCGCGAGCGGGAGCTGCGCATCCTGCGCCGGCGCCTGCCCGACGTGTCCCGCACGCTCCTCGAACAGGTGGTGGAGGCGGTGGCGGCGATCCGCGAGCTGGACTTGAAGAAGTCCCCCTCCATCAGCGAGACGATCGACTGGGCGCAGAGCCTGGCGCTGCTCAACGCGGAGACGCTGTCCGCGGACCTGGTGGCGGCGACGTTGAACCTGGTCCTCAAGCACGAGGGAGATATCGAGAAGGCCAAGGGGCAGCTCGCGCGGATCGCCCAGGGTTGA
- a CDS encoding branched-chain amino acid transaminase, with amino-acid sequence MSSTSPNVLRSDEIWLDGKLVKWEEGQVHIMTHALHYGLGAFEGIRAYRTHDGRLAVFRLREHIDRLFDSTHICMMKMPFTREQVTEGCLELLRTQKELFANGAYLRPIAFMGDGAMGLGAINPTRVAITAWDWGAYLGDKGIREGIRAKVSSFTRMHVNVNMVRGKISGQYVNSILAKREAVLGGYDEAILLDISGFVAEASGENIFLVNKKGVIKTPPLSSPILDGITRDSVLRILRDSGREVEEVTVTRDALYISNEVFFTGTAAEITPVREVDNRTVGEGKPGPITQYVQETYFRAVRGLEPRYAHWLTYI; translated from the coding sequence ATGAGTTCCACCTCCCCCAACGTGCTGCGCTCCGATGAGATCTGGCTCGACGGCAAGCTGGTCAAATGGGAGGAGGGTCAGGTGCACATCATGACCCACGCCCTGCACTACGGGCTGGGGGCCTTCGAGGGAATTCGCGCCTACCGCACCCACGATGGCCGACTCGCGGTGTTCCGACTGCGCGAGCACATCGATCGCCTGTTCGACTCGACCCACATCTGCATGATGAAGATGCCCTTCACCCGCGAGCAGGTCACCGAGGGGTGCCTGGAGCTCTTGCGCACGCAGAAGGAGCTCTTCGCCAATGGCGCCTACCTGCGCCCCATCGCCTTCATGGGGGATGGCGCCATGGGACTGGGCGCCATCAACCCCACGCGCGTGGCCATCACCGCCTGGGACTGGGGCGCCTACCTCGGGGACAAGGGCATCCGCGAGGGCATCCGCGCCAAGGTGAGCTCCTTCACGCGCATGCACGTCAACGTGAACATGGTGCGCGGGAAGATCTCCGGCCAGTACGTCAACTCCATCCTCGCCAAGCGCGAGGCGGTGCTCGGCGGCTATGACGAGGCCATCCTCCTGGACATCAGCGGCTTCGTCGCCGAGGCCTCGGGCGAGAACATCTTCCTGGTGAACAAGAAGGGCGTCATCAAGACGCCGCCCCTGTCCTCGCCCATCCTGGATGGCATCACCCGCGACTCGGTCCTGCGCATCCTCCGCGACTCGGGCCGCGAGGTGGAGGAAGTCACCGTCACCCGCGACGCGCTCTACATCTCCAACGAGGTCTTCTTCACCGGCACCGCCGCGGAGATCACCCCCGTGCGCGAGGTGGACAACCGCACCGTGGGCGAGGGCAAGCCCGGCCCCATCACCCAGTATGTCCAGGAGACCTACTTCCGAGCCGTCCGCGGCCTGGAACCGCGCTACGCGCACTGGCTCACCTATATCTAA
- a CDS encoding AAA family ATPase: MRPEYVAPPNPFGLENPAILDIAPAEPKSLEETGLKMGLLSDIALRYLYYQGTATGMDIAQEMRLPWPAVIEAVVEFLTSEKLVDLRGGKGFGRASVDFVLSERGREYARGAIERSTYVGPAPIPIEQYNALITAQTEESPVISREDLVMGLSHLTVSADLMDKLGPAVNSGRSLFLYGPPGNGKTSLAEAISRMFGGEVFIPHCLEIDNQIIKVFDALNHIPVRLESERDAAGRRQTFEMDHRWQLCRRPAVVVGGELTLETLDLIYSPTARFYEAPFQVKANGGMLLIDDFGRQKVHPTDLLNRWIVPLEKRVDFLTLHTGKKFEIPFDQLLVFSTNLDPKELVDEAFLRRIKYKIEVTNPDEDVYRDIFANVCEAAGIPYVEQAVTYLFEHYYRPRNMQLRACHPRDLVQLIRDAARYRQIPPALSKDLLDQACEVFLVSL; this comes from the coding sequence ATGCGCCCCGAGTACGTCGCCCCACCCAATCCCTTCGGCCTGGAAAACCCCGCCATCCTCGACATCGCTCCCGCGGAGCCGAAGTCGCTCGAGGAAACGGGGCTGAAGATGGGCCTGCTGTCGGACATCGCCCTGCGCTACCTGTACTACCAGGGCACCGCCACCGGCATGGACATCGCCCAGGAGATGCGCCTGCCCTGGCCCGCGGTCATCGAGGCCGTGGTGGAGTTCCTCACCTCCGAGAAGCTGGTGGACCTCCGGGGTGGCAAGGGCTTTGGCCGCGCCTCGGTGGACTTCGTGCTCTCCGAGCGCGGCCGCGAGTACGCGCGCGGCGCCATCGAGCGCAGCACCTACGTGGGCCCCGCCCCCATCCCCATCGAGCAGTACAACGCCCTCATCACCGCGCAGACCGAGGAGAGCCCCGTCATCAGCCGCGAGGATCTGGTGATGGGCTTGAGCCACCTCACCGTGTCCGCGGACCTGATGGACAAGCTGGGCCCGGCGGTGAACTCGGGCCGCTCGCTCTTCCTCTATGGCCCTCCGGGCAACGGCAAGACGAGCCTCGCCGAGGCCATCAGCCGCATGTTCGGCGGCGAGGTCTTCATCCCCCACTGCCTGGAGATCGACAACCAGATCATCAAGGTCTTCGACGCCCTCAACCACATCCCCGTGCGCCTGGAGAGCGAGCGCGACGCGGCGGGCCGCCGGCAGACCTTCGAGATGGACCACCGCTGGCAACTGTGCCGGCGCCCCGCGGTGGTGGTGGGCGGTGAACTGACGCTCGAGACGCTGGATCTCATCTACTCGCCCACGGCCCGCTTCTACGAAGCCCCCTTCCAGGTGAAGGCCAACGGCGGGATGCTCCTCATCGACGACTTCGGCCGCCAGAAGGTCCACCCCACGGATCTGCTCAACCGGTGGATCGTCCCCCTGGAGAAGCGGGTGGACTTCCTCACCCTGCACACGGGCAAGAAGTTCGAGATTCCCTTCGATCAGCTCCTCGTCTTCTCCACCAACCTGGACCCCAAGGAGCTGGTGGACGAGGCCTTCCTGCGGCGCATCAAGTACAAGATCGAGGTCACCAACCCCGACGAGGACGTCTACCGCGACATCTTCGCGAATGTGTGTGAAGCAGCGGGCATTCCCTACGTGGAGCAGGCTGTCACCTACCTGTTCGAGCACTACTATCGGCCGCGCAACATGCAGCTGCGCGCCTGCCACCCTCGCGATCTGGTGCAGCTCATCCGGGACGCGGCCCGCTATCGGCAGATCCCGCCCGCCCTGTCCAAGGATCTCCTGGACCAGGCGTGCGAGGTCTTCCTCGTCAGCTTGTGA
- a CDS encoding Fic family protein: protein MKERYQEIDEKNEALRDYLGIYKDKGREFLERFEMSWIYHDAALEGTVYSQQELVSALFPERAAMDPAMIPVVLEVRNHKAACDYLREEAAATGKKQAQITLTTIKRIHDLVCGNTPEALSARSNMERRDRSEKELAKERERSGYRKDMPLHRTYFHEIAQPAKIQPALEKFVDYTGSAEYREFHPIKQAAVAQHRFMQIFPFTENSGKVGRMLTNLVLLRNGYMPAIIHSIDRQRYYESLRGAEGVFRTLLMDAIENSLDNGIKYFKDMARRYKAIN, encoded by the coding sequence GTGAAGGAACGCTACCAAGAGATTGACGAGAAGAACGAAGCGCTGCGCGACTACCTTGGCATCTACAAGGACAAGGGTCGTGAGTTCCTCGAGCGCTTCGAGATGTCGTGGATCTATCACGACGCGGCGCTTGAAGGGACGGTGTACAGCCAACAGGAGCTGGTCTCGGCGCTCTTCCCCGAACGGGCCGCCATGGACCCGGCGATGATCCCCGTGGTGCTCGAGGTGCGCAACCACAAGGCCGCGTGTGACTACCTGCGCGAGGAGGCGGCGGCCACGGGCAAGAAGCAGGCGCAGATCACGCTCACCACCATCAAGCGCATCCACGACCTGGTGTGTGGCAACACGCCCGAGGCGCTCAGCGCGCGCTCCAACATGGAGCGGCGCGATCGCTCGGAGAAGGAACTGGCCAAGGAGCGCGAGCGCAGCGGCTACCGCAAGGACATGCCCCTGCACCGCACCTACTTCCACGAGATCGCCCAGCCGGCGAAGATCCAGCCCGCGCTGGAGAAGTTCGTGGACTACACGGGCAGCGCGGAGTACCGCGAGTTCCATCCCATCAAGCAGGCGGCGGTGGCGCAGCACCGGTTCATGCAGATCTTCCCCTTCACGGAGAACAGCGGGAAGGTCGGCCGGATGCTCACCAACCTGGTGCTGCTGCGCAACGGCTACATGCCGGCGATCATCCACTCCATCGATCGCCAGCGCTACTACGAGTCCCTGCGCGGCGCGGAGGGCGTCTTCCGCACCCTGTTGATGGACGCCATCGAGAACTCGCTCGACAACGGCATCAAGTACTTCAAGGACATGGCCCGCCGCTACAAGGCCATCAACTAG
- a CDS encoding DHH family phosphoesterase: MPATPTANSRRTPGGGESAEPPSPRLATLPARARLERLIQVAKGHKKALVLTHDNPDPDSIAAGVALAQLLKERAGVEEARVGYSGLIGRAENIAFVKVLRLPVVPIAQLDLDEYDLLALVDTQPPTGNHAVPPRLRREVDIVIDHHPLRDESLEAPFADVGGDYGATSTMVAQYLRAARLEPSTEVATALFYGVKADTRDLGRETTPTDIDTYLWLFPRADKQMLGQIEHPELPARYFQMYHTAFERAKVYGDTAIVTDLEEVYSPDMVAEVAERLMFLEGMKWSLAYASFRNQLFLSLRVKDRRMNAGRLIREICEDYGGSAGGHGSMAGARIPLSGRAHQRKALKRELVRRFLEAFGVADERPVALLSAPSP, translated from the coding sequence ATGCCCGCTACCCCCACAGCCAACAGCCGCAGGACGCCTGGAGGCGGCGAGAGCGCGGAGCCTCCGTCACCGCGCCTCGCGACCCTTCCCGCCCGCGCCAGGCTGGAGCGGCTGATCCAGGTCGCCAAGGGCCACAAGAAGGCCCTCGTCCTCACCCATGACAATCCGGATCCGGACTCCATCGCCGCGGGAGTCGCCCTGGCCCAACTGCTCAAGGAGCGGGCGGGCGTGGAGGAAGCCCGGGTGGGCTACAGCGGACTCATTGGCCGCGCGGAGAACATCGCCTTCGTGAAGGTGCTGCGCCTGCCCGTGGTGCCCATCGCCCAGCTGGATCTGGACGAATACGATCTGCTCGCGCTGGTGGACACGCAGCCGCCCACGGGCAACCACGCGGTGCCGCCCCGACTGCGGCGCGAGGTGGACATCGTCATCGACCACCACCCCCTGCGCGACGAGAGCCTGGAGGCACCGTTCGCGGACGTGGGCGGTGACTACGGCGCCACCTCGACGATGGTGGCGCAGTACCTGCGCGCCGCGCGGCTGGAGCCCTCGACCGAGGTGGCCACCGCCCTCTTCTACGGCGTGAAGGCGGACACACGGGACCTGGGGCGCGAGACGACCCCCACGGACATCGACACGTACCTGTGGCTCTTTCCCCGGGCGGACAAGCAGATGCTCGGGCAGATCGAGCACCCGGAACTGCCCGCGCGCTACTTCCAGATGTACCACACGGCCTTCGAGCGGGCGAAGGTGTACGGGGACACGGCCATCGTGACGGACCTGGAGGAGGTCTACTCCCCGGACATGGTGGCCGAGGTGGCCGAGCGGTTGATGTTCCTCGAGGGGATGAAGTGGTCGCTCGCGTACGCGAGCTTCCGCAACCAGCTCTTCCTGTCGCTGCGGGTGAAGGACCGGCGCATGAACGCGGGGCGGCTCATCCGGGAGATCTGCGAGGACTACGGCGGCTCGGCGGGAGGCCACGGCAGCATGGCGGGCGCGCGCATTCCGTTGTCGGGCCGGGCCCATCAGCGCAAGGCCCTCAAGCGCGAGTTGGTGCGGCGTTTCCTGGAGGCCTTCGGCGTCGCGGACGAGCGGCCCGTGGCGCTCCTGTCCGCGCCCTCGCCGTGA
- a CDS encoding cysteine desulfurase family protein: protein MIYWDHNAAAPVRPEVATLLARAFSEGGFGNASSVHRGGREARGRLDGARARVARVLGCEPKEVCFVGSGSEADALALKGVWLARKEPGRRRVVSSAIEHPAVLGALKQLEALGADVVRVRPDRDGQVPLEALREALTPETLLCSLMWANNETGVVQPVEELSRECRRRGILFHTDAVQAAGKLPMTLREVDAELLSLSAHKFGGPAGAGVLVVRKGVDVQALTPGHQEAGLRGGTQNIPYAEAFALALELAHQEQPAHEERLRRLRVGFEREVRERLPDVTVNGAGAPRVPNTSNLTFHGADGEALLIALDLEGICASSGAACASGTLSPSHVLLAMGLTPAQAHGTLRFSMGPTTTPEEVERVVEALVQQVPRIRALGEG from the coding sequence GTGATCTACTGGGATCACAACGCGGCCGCGCCAGTGCGGCCGGAAGTGGCCACGCTGCTCGCGCGGGCGTTCTCCGAGGGAGGCTTCGGCAACGCCTCCAGCGTGCACCGGGGTGGGCGCGAGGCCCGAGGCCGGCTGGACGGAGCACGGGCCCGGGTGGCCCGCGTGCTGGGCTGCGAGCCGAAGGAAGTGTGCTTCGTCGGCTCGGGCTCGGAGGCGGACGCGCTGGCGCTCAAGGGGGTGTGGCTCGCGAGGAAGGAACCCGGACGGCGGCGCGTGGTGAGTTCGGCCATCGAGCACCCCGCGGTGCTCGGAGCGCTCAAGCAGTTGGAGGCCCTGGGCGCGGACGTGGTGCGGGTACGCCCCGACCGGGACGGCCAGGTGCCCCTGGAGGCACTGCGCGAGGCCCTGACGCCCGAGACCCTGCTGTGCTCGCTCATGTGGGCGAACAACGAGACGGGCGTGGTGCAGCCGGTGGAGGAACTGTCACGCGAATGCCGGCGCCGGGGCATCCTCTTCCACACGGACGCGGTCCAGGCGGCGGGGAAGCTGCCCATGACCCTGCGGGAAGTGGACGCGGAGCTGCTCTCGCTGTCGGCGCACAAGTTCGGGGGCCCGGCGGGCGCGGGGGTGCTGGTGGTGCGCAAGGGCGTGGACGTCCAGGCGCTCACCCCGGGGCACCAGGAAGCCGGCCTGCGCGGGGGCACGCAGAACATCCCCTACGCGGAGGCGTTCGCCCTGGCCCTGGAACTGGCCCACCAGGAACAGCCCGCGCACGAGGAGCGGCTGCGGCGGCTCCGGGTCGGCTTCGAGCGAGAGGTCCGCGAGCGGCTCCCGGACGTCACGGTGAACGGAGCGGGCGCCCCTCGGGTACCCAATACGAGCAACCTCACCTTCCACGGCGCGGATGGCGAGGCGTTGCTCATCGCCCTGGATCTGGAGGGCATCTGCGCGTCCTCGGGAGCGGCATGCGCGTCGGGGACGCTGTCTCCCTCGCACGTCCTGCTCGCGATGGGCCTCACGCCCGCCCAGGCCCATGGCACCCTGCGCTTCTCGATGGGGCCCACCACGACGCCCGAGGAAGTGGAGCGCGTCGTGGAGGCCCTGGTCCAGCAGGTGCCCCGAATCCGGGCCCTCGGCGAGGGGTAG
- a CDS encoding serine/threonine-protein kinase, with translation MNSSAPSRIPRILGNYEILSALGKGGMAEVFRARVRSGPREDWIVALKRLLPALTQDPASLALFASEARLTKLLDHPNIVQVLDVGSVADQHFIVMDLVDGRDLGHILRRCKLRGIHLPLDFAIYLCRVLLEALAYAHSRTGDQGEALGIVHCDISPSNLFISRLGDIKLGDFGVARLRVDGVLQGGEVLGKPYYLSPEALQGSISPQVDLWAATVVLYELLTLQRPFTGATPDEVFTKIIYRDYLAPSLIRPAIPEALEEIIHRGFSSDVSERFPSAESFAEALAPHYDERVGTPLAIAAVVRGLFGTTDAK, from the coding sequence GTGAACTCCTCTGCTCCATCGAGGATCCCGCGCATCCTCGGCAACTACGAAATCCTGTCGGCGCTGGGCAAGGGGGGGATGGCCGAGGTCTTCCGGGCCCGGGTGCGTTCCGGGCCGCGCGAGGACTGGATCGTCGCCCTCAAGCGGCTGTTGCCCGCGCTCACCCAGGATCCCGCCTCGCTCGCCCTGTTCGCCTCAGAGGCGCGGCTCACCAAGCTGTTGGATCATCCCAACATCGTCCAGGTGCTGGACGTGGGCTCGGTCGCCGATCAGCACTTCATCGTGATGGACCTGGTGGATGGCAGGGATCTGGGTCACATCCTGCGCCGCTGCAAGCTGCGCGGCATCCACCTGCCGTTGGACTTCGCCATCTACCTGTGCCGGGTGCTGCTCGAGGCCCTGGCCTACGCGCACTCCCGCACCGGAGACCAGGGCGAGGCGTTGGGCATCGTCCACTGCGACATCTCGCCCTCCAACCTGTTCATCTCCCGGCTGGGCGACATCAAGCTGGGGGACTTCGGCGTGGCGCGCCTGCGCGTGGACGGGGTGCTGCAGGGCGGCGAGGTGCTCGGCAAGCCCTACTACCTGTCCCCCGAGGCCCTGCAGGGCTCGATCTCGCCCCAGGTGGACCTGTGGGCCGCCACCGTCGTGCTCTACGAGTTGCTCACGCTCCAGCGCCCCTTCACCGGGGCGACGCCGGACGAGGTCTTCACGAAGATCATCTACCGGGACTACCTGGCGCCGAGCCTCATCCGCCCGGCCATCCCCGAGGCCCTGGAGGAGATCATCCACCGGGGCTTCAGCAGCGACGTCTCGGAGCGCTTCCCCTCCGCCGAGTCCTTCGCGGAGGCGCTCGCGCCCCACTACGACGAGCGGGTGGGCACGCCCCTGGCCATCGCCGCCGTGGTCCGCGGGCTGTTCGGCACCACCGACGCGAAGTAG
- a CDS encoding tetratricopeptide repeat protein → MASVSRTIGLTALIAIVPATLRAESLPKGSYQTDVWGRVELNTEHDRVVGYAAEGAACGLAPRAKVLEGEWQGRVLVGQITVCLQGASCPAQASLPLLAFLGSEDGTFTTYVRPQAGCMAPGAGLGGLVVFSPAAPGEGTPVQSGPAVGGRVKRNPQAAKVALDRGDQLMKEKNWSAAITEFERSIALNEQSWAAFLSLGTAQLMRNEPRAAIEALDKARVINKREPLIYYHLACAYSRLGDKKQALSNLEQAVAFGLAINPEPEDDGLSKLLGSDLGSSARYTLLMQRAANNSKASAGRRQSPGP, encoded by the coding sequence ATGGCGTCTGTTTCGAGAACAATCGGCCTCACGGCCCTCATCGCCATCGTCCCAGCGACCCTCCGGGCCGAGAGCCTTCCCAAGGGGAGCTACCAGACGGACGTGTGGGGCCGGGTGGAGTTGAATACCGAGCATGACCGGGTGGTCGGCTACGCGGCCGAGGGGGCGGCTTGCGGCCTGGCGCCCCGCGCCAAGGTCCTCGAGGGGGAGTGGCAGGGCCGGGTCCTCGTGGGTCAGATCACCGTCTGCCTCCAGGGAGCGTCCTGCCCGGCGCAGGCCTCGCTGCCCCTGCTCGCCTTCCTGGGCTCGGAGGATGGGACCTTCACCACCTATGTGCGGCCGCAGGCGGGCTGCATGGCCCCGGGCGCGGGCCTGGGTGGGCTCGTGGTGTTCTCTCCGGCGGCGCCGGGCGAGGGCACTCCCGTGCAGAGCGGTCCGGCGGTGGGCGGCCGCGTCAAGCGCAACCCCCAGGCCGCCAAGGTGGCGTTGGATCGGGGCGACCAGCTCATGAAGGAGAAGAACTGGTCCGCGGCGATCACTGAATTCGAGCGCAGCATCGCCCTCAACGAGCAGAGCTGGGCGGCGTTCCTCAGCCTGGGCACGGCCCAGTTGATGCGCAACGAGCCGAGGGCCGCCATCGAGGCCCTGGACAAGGCCCGGGTGATCAACAAGCGCGAGCCCCTCATCTACTACCATCTGGCGTGTGCCTACAGCCGCCTGGGAGACAAGAAGCAGGCCCTGTCCAACCTCGAGCAGGCGGTGGCGTTCGGTCTCGCCATCAATCCGGAGCCCGAGGATGACGGGCTGAGCAAGCTGCTGGGCTCGGATCTCGGCTCTTCCGCGCGATACACCCTCTTGATGCAACGCGCCGCCAACAACTCCAAGGCGTCTGCCGGCAGGCGGCAATCCCCGGGACCGTGA
- a CDS encoding 5-formyltetrahydrofolate cyclo-ligase — MSETVAQEGVGRKVSLREELTARRKAMTPEIIDERGLKVQSRFLATPYYNKARTVALYAPIRGEVPTRDILIAALQDEKIVCYPLSHVHGRILAFRAIKSEAELEPGRLGVREPTNSADLIAVDQIDLFVVPGLGFSPDGKRLGRGGGYYDATLKAASARSRRVGLAFNDQIVDTIPTNSDDVDMDLVVTESQTLRGLYRDWDFLDT; from the coding sequence GTGAGCGAGACGGTGGCACAAGAGGGAGTGGGTCGGAAGGTGTCGCTGCGCGAGGAACTGACGGCGCGGCGCAAGGCGATGACGCCGGAGATCATCGACGAGCGGGGGCTCAAGGTTCAGTCCCGCTTCCTGGCGACGCCTTACTACAACAAGGCACGTACCGTGGCGCTCTACGCCCCCATCCGAGGCGAGGTCCCCACGCGCGACATCCTCATCGCGGCCCTGCAGGACGAGAAGATCGTCTGCTACCCGCTCTCGCACGTGCACGGGCGCATCCTGGCCTTCCGGGCCATCAAGTCCGAGGCCGAGCTGGAGCCCGGGCGCCTGGGCGTCCGCGAGCCCACCAACTCCGCGGACCTCATCGCGGTGGATCAGATCGACCTCTTCGTGGTGCCGGGACTCGGCTTCTCGCCCGATGGCAAGCGGCTGGGGCGCGGGGGCGGCTACTACGACGCCACCCTGAAGGCGGCTTCGGCGCGCAGCCGGCGCGTGGGACTTGCCTTCAACGACCAGATCGTCGACACCATCCCCACGAACAGTGACGACGTGGACATGGACCTCGTCGTCACCGAGTCGCAGACGCTGCGCGGGCTCTACCGCGACTGGGATTTCCTCGACACGTGA
- a CDS encoding TIGR00282 family metallophosphoesterase, whose product MKVLFMGDVVGKPGLQAVRTLLPKLIARHSVDLVIANAENSEGGAGISPESAETLLNCEVNLLTSGNHFWTKKQILPWVEENPHLLLRPANYPKGAPGRGHTVIQTPDGRKLGVLNLEGRVFMKPLDNPFAVAPELVAELRKQTPCILVDMHCEASSEKNAMGAHLDGKVSAVVGTHTHVQTADERILPGGTAFITDVGMCGPLDSVIGVRKELSVERFVTLRHTPYEVAKNLVYLQGVVIDMDDKTGKARSIERIREHLPGT is encoded by the coding sequence GTGAAAGTACTCTTCATGGGAGATGTGGTGGGCAAGCCTGGACTCCAGGCCGTGCGCACCCTTCTCCCGAAGCTGATCGCCCGCCACTCGGTGGACCTCGTCATCGCCAACGCGGAGAACAGCGAGGGCGGTGCCGGGATCTCCCCCGAGTCGGCGGAAACATTGCTGAACTGTGAGGTCAACCTCCTCACGAGCGGCAACCACTTCTGGACCAAGAAGCAGATCCTCCCCTGGGTGGAGGAGAATCCTCACCTGCTCCTGCGCCCGGCCAACTACCCCAAGGGGGCGCCGGGACGGGGGCATACCGTCATCCAGACGCCGGATGGGCGCAAGCTCGGGGTGCTCAACCTCGAGGGGCGCGTCTTCATGAAGCCGCTGGACAACCCGTTCGCGGTGGCGCCGGAGCTGGTGGCGGAGCTGCGCAAGCAGACGCCCTGCATCCTCGTGGACATGCACTGCGAGGCCTCGAGCGAGAAGAACGCCATGGGCGCGCACCTGGACGGCAAGGTGTCCGCCGTGGTGGGCACCCACACGCACGTGCAGACGGCCGATGAGCGGATTCTGCCCGGCGGCACCGCCTTCATCACCGACGTGGGCATGTGCGGCCCGCTCGACTCCGTCATCGGCGTGCGCAAGGAGCTGTCCGTCGAGCGCTTCGTCACCCTGCGCCACACGCCCTACGAGGTCGCCAAGAACCTCGTGTACCTGCAGGGCGTCGTCATCGACATGGACGACAAGACGGGCAAGGCGCGCTCCATCGAGCGCATCCGCGAGCACCTGCCGGGCACCTGA